A stretch of Aspergillus nidulans FGSC A4 chromosome VI DNA encodes these proteins:
- a CDS encoding putative exonuclease (transcript_id=CADANIAT00010044) translates to MGIKGLHGLLKSIQKPCHLKKFSGQTLGVDAYGWLHRGTVACAVDLVLDRPTTKHIDFVLSRVRMLLFFGVKPYLVFDGDNLPSKSGTELDRQQRRHESKTLGMELYRKGRTAEAYQELQKAVDVTPLMARQLIEELKKLDIQYVVAPYEADAQLVYLEKHGFIDGIISEDSDLLVFGAKRLLSKLDQHGELIEINRADFTACREVSFVGWTDADFRRMCIMSGCDYLPNIARVGLKTAYRSIRKYKSVEKALRMLQFEGPYHVPADYLQSFMQAELTFLYQRVFCPKSGKLVPLTSPDDGVNLDELPFIGADMDPETAVGVANGDLDPTSKKPLQLVIKPLGSSTVEQNKHIASLSRRQTIGSFSDIKPSKPINSFFTPKRVPLAELDPNSLTPSPSQQRLLHRHVNSSWEPSLAPSRPSVARSTTVNDSSSRLSSPLVRSAERSLFLARTSKLTTLQPSKRQRLCSETDEVIAASTPDCRSRFFAASSNDETPSGGQKLNRSKKARKSTLDVFSDDATEDIMSQMPDPSEAANMTNEKFSAAGHSGESSEREDEVTKTNVPITTRSETEATQLDAKKQAYEAAFDSRTLSRKISAASEPQVVPQVTDHHIKRQTSTLSKYSFKTDASGTRPNPQHSAVNGPERSASSQLVRQRTWTPTQPKRLTPLQRLGQNALYRSRSLNNMPASPTISRSPSRIEDRTSVSSGDCPPAITLRTGQGSEDLIVPDSEEEEDDCDAGDDSVSQSRVTALDLKRFSFTAR, encoded by the exons ATGGGTATTAAAG GACTTCATGGCCTTCTCAAGTCAATCCAGAAACCATGCCACTTGAAGAAGTTCAGCGGACAAACCCTGGGGGTAGACGCTTACGGGTGGTTACATCGTGGGACGGTGGCCTGCGCCGTCGACCTAGTTCTGGATAGGCCGACCACAAA ACATATTGATTTCGTCCTGAGTCGAGTCCGtatgctcctcttcttcggagTTAAGCCGTATCTTGTCTTCGATGGGGACAACTTGCCAAGTAAGTCCGGTACCGAGCTCGACCGACAGCAGAGGCGTCATGAGAGCAAAACGCTAGGAATGGAACTCTATCGCAAGGGGCGAACCGCAGAGGCGTATCAAGAGCTCCAGAAGGCTGTGGATGTAACACCGCTTATGGCGCGTCAGTTGATTGAGGAATTGAAAAAACTGGACATTCAATACGTGGTAGCGCCTTACGAGGCCGATGCACAGCTTGTTTATTTGGAGAAGCACGGCTTTATTGACGGCATTATATCGGAAGACTCTGACTTGCTTGTATTCGGCGCCAAACGACTGTTGTCCAAGCTTGACCAGCATGGTGAACTGATTGAAATCAACCGTGCTGATTTCACGGCTTGTCGAGAAGTCAGCTTTGTGGGTTGGACGGACGCCGACTTCAGACGAATGTGTATCATGAGCGGTTGCGACTACTTGCCCAACATTGCTCGCGTCGGGTTGAAGACAGCATACCGAAGCATTCGGAAGTACAAAAGCGTGGAGAAGGCGCTTAGGATGCTTCAATTCGAGGGCCCGTACCATGTGCCAGCCGACTACCTTCAGAGCTTCATGCAGGCTGAACTGACTTTCCTCTATCAGAGAGTATTTTGCCCAAAGTCTGGCAAATTAGTTCCCTTGACATCACCGGATGATGGAGTTAACTTGGATGAGCTTCCTTTTATCGGTGCTGATATGGATCCTGAGACCGCTGTCGGAGTCGCGAATGGTGACCTAGATCCAACATCGAAAAAACCCCTACAGTTGGTGATAAAACCACTGGGCTCAAGCACAGtagaacagaacaaacaTATTGCGTCCCTCAGCCGAAGACAAACAATTGGCTCGTTCTCGGATATAAAACCATCTAAGCCAATAAACTCCTTCTTCACCCCGAAACGCGTTCCACTTGCCGAGCTGGATCCAAATAGCCTCACTCCATCGCCAAGTCAGCAACGACTACTTCATCGTCATGTCAACAGTTCCTGGGAGCCCTCCCTTGCTCCGTCTCGCCCATCCGTCGCTAGGTCTACCACCGTTAATGACTCGTCTAGTCGTCTTTCGAGTCCGCTCGTGAGAAGTGCTGAACGGTCTTTATTTCTAGCACGCACTTCGAAGTTGACAACTCTGCAGCCTAGCAAACGACAGAGGCTCTGCTCAGAAACAGACGAAGTGATCGCTGCTAGTACACCAGACTGCCGCAGTCGCTTCTTCGCAGCCAGCTCGAATGATGAAACCCCTAGCGGCGGCCAAAAGCTTAATCGTAGCAAGAAAGCGCGCAAGTCTACTTTAGACGTTTTCTCGGACGATGCGACCGAAGATATTATGTCACAGATGCCTGATCCGAGCGAAGCCGCGAATATGACGAATGAGAaattctcagcagcaggtcACTCCGGTGAAAGCAGCGAACGTGAAGATGAAGTAACCAAAACAAATGTTCCAATTACTACCAGGAGCGAGACCGAGGCCACCCAACTTGATGCTAAGAAGCAGGCCTACGAGGCTGCATTTGACAGCAGAACGCTATCCAGAAAGATAAGCGCCGCATCAGAGCCTCAGGTCGTTCCACAGGTTACGGACCATCATATCAAGCGGCAGACCTCGACACTCTCGAAGTATTCCTTCAAGACTGATGCTAGTGGAACCCGACCTAATCCACAGCACTCGGCCGTGAACGGTCCTGAACGGAGTGCTTCGAGCCAGTTGGTTCGCCAAAGAACCTGGACGCCTACACAACCCAAGCGGCTAACCCCATTACAGCGGTTGGGCCAGAACGCTTTATACCGATCACGATCATTGAACAACATGCCGGCCTCACCTACGATTTCCAGATCCCCAAGTCGGATTGAGGACAGGACCAGCGTCAGCTCCGGTGACTGTCCTCCTGCAATCACTTTACGCACCGGACAGGGTAGCGAGGATCTCATAGTCCCAGAcagtgaagaggaggaagatgattgCGATGCAGGCGACGACAGTGTTAGCCAATCTCGAGTAACAGCTTTGGATCTCAAACGGTTCTCTTTCACGGCGAGATGA
- a CDS encoding protein suAprgA1 (transcript_id=CADANIAT00010045) — protein sequence MLSLRTLTRTVPRTFSRSIATSSRSAILRPISNLPKTSFIQPSLKQAIRPSQAAFSTCKAFRQAEGDAELAAKLEDELKHEKSSGLEDLESSVQNIQYVLQNNSWEVKDVPGEQEVVLTKKFNDEEIRLTFTVADLQNLSEHEDLDALDELDYQGHQPVNQGGAGGFAQHPEDSVSPADRGEQDLEPSFPARVNVTIEKSGKGALLIQTVAQDGLFQVEEVSYFSKPDLAHAATAEKDWARQSLYAGPPFENLDEDLQTYLERYLEERGINAELANMIPDYIQVKEQKEYVRWLENVRNFVAA from the exons ATGCTCTCCCTACGCACACTTACTCGCACAGTGCCTCGCACTTTCTCGCGATCAATTGCtacctcctccagatccgcCATTCTCCGCCCCATCTCAAACCTCCCCAAGACTAGCTTCATCCAGCCCTCATTGAAGCAGGCCATTAGACCATCCCAAGCCGCTTTTTCGACGTGCAAGGCATTCAGGCAAGCTGAAG GcgatgctgagcttgctgccaaGCTCGAGGACGAACTTAAGCACGAGAAGTCCTCCGGCCTTGAGGACTTGGAATCCTCTGTCCAGAACATCCAATATGTTCTTCAGAATAACTCCTGGGAG GTCAAGGATGTTCCTGGAGAACAGGAAGTTGTTCTGACAAAGAAGTTCAATGATGAGGA AATTCGCCTTACATTCACTGTTGCGGATCTTCAGAACCTGAGCGAGCATGAGGATTTGGATGCTCTCGATGAGCTGGACTATCAGGGCCACCAGCCCGTGAACCAGGGCGGTGCTGGCGGCTTCGCCCAGCATCCCGAGGACAGCGTCTCTCCCGCTGACCGTGGTGAACAGGACCTGGAGCCTAGCTTCCCTGCTCGTGTTAATGTCACTATCGAAAAGTCCGGCAAGGGCGCCCTGCTCATCCAGACCGTTGCCCAGGACGGCTTGTTccaggttgaggaagttTCTTACTTCTCCAAGCCTGACTTGGCTCACGCTGCTACCGCTGAGAAGGATTGGGCCAGACAGAGCCTGTACGCCGGCCCTCCATTTGAGAACCTGGATGAGGACTTGCAGACCTACCTCGAGCGATACCTTGAGGAGCGCGGCATCAACGCCGAGCTCGCCAACATGATTCCCGACTACATCCAGGTtaaggagcagaaggagtaCGTCCGCTGGCTCGAGA ATGTCCGCAACTTCGTTGCCGCCTAA
- a CDS encoding DNA primase subunit PRI1 (transcript_id=CADANIAT00010046): protein MPHWVSSDGSSTSHNDVEALPDAPPLTDVSNGAEKDVAAAGKTTAGVKIEDIFDDDEDEETEFPASSAPAETRVGSAEASAPVPVQVDTETMLQFYQRLFPFRYLFQWLNHGIVPSPDFGNREFALTLQNDAYLRYQSYPTADLFRKDILKMNPSRFEIGPVYNRNPRDRKTLGSGQLKPLAKELVFDIDLTDYDDIRTCCTKANICAKCWAFVTMAIKVVDTALRQDFGFQHILWVYSGRRGAHAWVCDSRARNLSDDRRRGIAGYLDLVRGGTNSGKRVNLKRPLHPHMTRSLEILKPYFVQTTLVDQDTFASPEQEQRLLSLLPDKGLNDSLRRKWESAPDRSSTNKWADIDALAKAGKSSTLNPATLREAKQDIVLEYTYPRLDSEVSKKMIHLLKSPFVIHPGTGRVCVPIDIRNVEKFDPLSVPTVSQLLSEIDSWDSDHPSSGAAETAEGEGSAPNASDAGGTRKLQDYEKTSLKPYIDYFRSFIAGLNKEERNGKRERHEDSTPGVKSESMDF from the exons ATGCCGCACTGGGTATCTTCAGACGGCTCTTCAACATCGCACAATGATGTTGAGGCCCTCCCAGATGCCCCCCCACTCACAGATGTTTCCAACGGCGCTGAGAAGGACGTAGCTGCCGCCGGCAAGACGACAGCCGGAGTGAAAATCGAAGATATTTtcgatgacgacgaagacgaagagaccGAATTCCCCGCATCTAGTGCGCCGGCTGAGACCAGGGTCGGAAGCGCGGA AGCATCAGCGCCGGTACCTGTCCAAGTCGATACGGAAACCATGCTGCAATTTTACCAACGCCTGTTCCCTTTCCGCTACTTATTTCAGTGGCTTAACCATGGGATTGTCCCCTCTCCCGACTTCGGGAACCGAGAGTTCGCTCTGACACTTCAAAACGATGCTTATTTACGATATCAGTCGTACCCAACCGCGGATCT GTTTCGCAAAGATATTCTCAAGATGAACCCCTCCCGTTTCGAAATCGGGCCCGTTTACAATAGGAACCCGCGAGATAGAAAGACACTCGGCAGCGGACAACTAAAACCCCTCGCCAAAGAACTCGTTTTTGATATCGATTTAACAGATTATGACGACATTCGTACCTGCTGTACAAAGGCGAACATCTGCGCGAAATGCTGGGCATTCGTGACAATGGCCATCAAGGTCGTCGACACGGCTCTACGACAAGACTTCGGCTTCCAACATATTCTATGGGTTTACTCAGGACGTCGTGGTGCTCACGCCTGGGTCTGTGATTCTCGCGCACGGAATCTCTCAGATGACCGGCGTCGAGGCATCGCAGGGTACCTCGACCTTGTCAGGGGAGGCACAAACAGCGGCAAGCGCGTCAATCTCAAACGACCGCTCCACCCCCACATGACCCGCAGTCTGGAGATCTTAAAGCCATACTTCGTGCAAACCACCTTAGTAGACCAAGATACCTTCGCCAGCCCAGAGCAAGAGCAAcgccttctctcccttctccccGATAAGGGGCTCAATGACTCCTTGCGCCGGAAATGGGAATCAGCCCCCGACCGCTCTAGCACAAACAAGTGGGCTGACATTGATGCTCTTGCAAAGGCCGGTAAAAGCTCTACTCTTAACCCCGCTACCCTACGCGAGGCCAAACAAGATATCGTTCTCGAGTACACATACCCACGTCTCGATTCCGAGgtcagcaagaagatgatccaCTTGCTCAAGAGCCCATTCGTCATTCACCCGGGCACCGGGCGAGTTTGTGTTCCTATTGACATTCGTAATGTCGAGAAGTTCGATCCTCTCTCCGTACCTACTGTCTCTCAATTGCTCTCAGAGATAGACTCCTGGGACTCAGACCATCCTAGTAGTGGCGCCGCGGAGACTGCAGAAGGCGAAGGGAGCGCTCCTAACGCCTCTGACGCTGGAGGCACCCGTAAATTACAGGACTATGAGAAGACAAGCCTGAAACCGTACATTGACTACTTCCGTTCGTTCATTGCGGGCCTTAACAAGGAGGAGCGCAATGGGAAGCGAGAGCGTCACGAGGATAGTACTCCAGGAGTTAAATCTGAGAGTATGGACTTTTGA
- the cspA gene encoding putative cell surface protein (transcript_id=CADANIAT00010047): MVNKIVALLALTTPAFAGVAHWKEPHWKEPHDKEPHSVSPGGQLRPAQTTTYTTTTCPVTSTVVTSGTKTLTVPITLTNTVTITTTYCEDETRPPVHPTAPTTGKPAPPVTGNPGPTGTPAPTGKPVPTGKPTPIPTGKPRPVPTGPVNNGTAPPNPPFQNSTSPPLIPTTRPVPVPPGSSPAPVPVPVPVPSPGQPEQPGTPAAPGGSATPSIPGQPGTPAAPGGSGHPVTPGQPGQSSQPGQPGKPGLPGQPGQSGQPGQPGQPGQSGQPGQPGQPGQSGQPGQPGQPGQSGQPGQPGQPGQPGPSGTPAAPGGSSNPVIPGKPGTPGASGVPSTPSAPGASGTPGVPGAPHASSTPSVPTAPGASGTPEAPAQPGKPDQPGKPGHPGEVSPEAPPTGVSPARPDFTGSADNVRPAAGLLIGLMTIMALL, encoded by the exons ATGGTTAACAAGATTGTTGCCCTTCTGGCGCTGACTACCCCGGCGTTTGCGGGTGTCGCCCATTGGAAAGAACCCCACTGGAAGGAGCCTCACGACAAGGAACCTCACTCGGTAAGCCCAGGTGGTCAGCTTCGACCTGCCCAA ACCACCACCTACACAACCACCACATGCCCGGTCACCTCGACTGTCGTGACTTCCGGAACCAAGACCCTGACAGTCCCCATCACCTTGACCAACACTGTCACGATCACCACGACCTACTGTGAGGACGAGACCAGGCCACCTGTCCACCCGACTGCGCCCACCACTGGGAAGCCTGCTCCCCCTGTCACTGGCAACCCAGGTCCGACTGGCACCCCAGCCCCAACTGGAAAGCCTGTTCCCACTGGCAAGCCCACTCCTATACCCACTGGCAAACCTCGTCCTGTTCCAACAGGCCCCGTGAACAACGGCACCGCGCCGCCCAACCCTCCGTTCCAGAACAGCACTTCGCCGCCTCTTATTCCGACTACGAGACCCGTTCCCGTGCCTCCTGGCTCCTCCCcagctccggtccctgttcctgttccGGTTCCCAGCCCTGGTCAACCCGAACAGCCTGGTACCCCTGCCGCCCCCGGAGGGTCCGCCACTCCCAGCATTCCTGGCCAGCCTGGTACCCCTGCTGCccctggaggatctggacACCCCGTCACACctggccagcctggtcaGTCTAGTCAGCCTGGTCAACCTGGTAAGCCCGGACTACCTGGTCAGCCTGGACAATctggccagcctggtcaacccggtcagcctggacaatctggccagcctggtcaacccggtcagcctggacaatctggccagcctggtcaacccggtcagcctggacaatctggccagcctggtcaaCCCGGTCAGCCTGGTCAACCCGGTCCGTCTGGTACTCCTGCTGCCCCTGGAGGATCTAGCAATCCCGTCATTCCTGGGAAGCCTGGTACCCCTGGTGCTTCCGGGGTCCCTAGTACTCCCAGTGCTCCTGGTGCTTCTGGTACTCCTGGTGTTCCCGGCGCCCCTCATGCTTCCAGTACTCCTAGCGTTCCTACTGCTCCTGGTGCTTCCGGTACTCCTGAAGCTCCCGCCCAACCTGGCAAGCCCGACCAGCCCGgtaagcctggccatccCGGCGAGGTTTCTCCTGAAGCTCCCCCAACTGGTGTCTCCCCCGCACGCCCAGATTTCACCGGCTCCGCCGATAACGTCCGCCCCGCCGCTGGCCTCCTTATTGGCCTTATGACAATCATGGCTCTCCTCTAG
- a CDS encoding NAD(P)-dependent alcohol dehydrogenase (transcript_id=CADANIAT00010049) has protein sequence MAQQDYKFEGWMGLDKNAADGNMVWQEFEPKEWEETDVDIKITHCGICGSDLHTLRSGWRPALYPCCVGHEIVGTAVRVGSKAVGGIKLGDRVGVGAQSDACVGRFGDCPECAMGWENYCSHKFVSTYNSVHFNGGKSYGGYALYNRCPSHFVVKIPDAVPSAEAAPMLCGGVTLYSPLKHNNCGPGKRVGIIGVGGLGHFGVLFAKALGADKVVAISRKNGKSEDALKMGADQYIATDDEPDWATKYARSLDLIVCTVSSTKMPLAEYVGLLATNGSFVQVGLPEDGVLNAPVANLRRRLKMESSLVGSPNEIREMFALVAEKGIKPWIETVPMKDANKAIVDMHEGKARYRYVLVNEEH, from the exons ATGGCGCAGCAGGACTACAAATTCGAAGGATGGATGGGTCTAGACAAGAATGCCGCCGATGGCAACATGGTCTGGCAGGAGTTTGAGCCCAAGGAATGGGAGGAAACAGATGTCGATATCAAGATCACGCACTGCGGTATCTGCGGGTCTGATTTACATACTCTCCGAAGTGGCTGG AGGCCCGCTCTTTATCCGTGCTGTGTAGGTCACGAGATTGTTGGTACTGCCGTCCGTGTTGGATCCAAGGCCGTCGGGGGCATCAAATTAGGAGACCGCGTTGGTGTCGGTGCGCAGAGCGACGCTTGTGTGGGCCGATTCGGCGACTGCCCCGAGTGTGcaatgggctgggagaacTACTGCTCGCACAAATTTGTCTCTACCTACAACAGCGTCCATTTCAATGGGGGAAAGTCCTATGGTGGATATGCCCTGTACAACCGCTGTCCTTCCCACTTTGTGGTCAAGATCCCGGATGCCGTACCCTCTGCTGAGGCCGCTCCAATGCTTTGTGGTGGTGTCACGCTCTATAGCCCATTGAAGCATAACAACTGTGGGCCTGGAAAGCGTGTTGGTATTATCGGCGTCGGAGGTCTTGGGCACTTCGGCGTGCTCTTTGCCAAGGCTCTGGGCGCTGATAAGGTTGTTGCTATCTCACGTAAGAACGGTAAGAGTGAGGATGCACTGAAGATGGGCGCTGATCAGTATATTGCTACCGATGATGAGCCGGACTGGGCTACAAAATACGCTCGTTCTTTGGACTTGATTGTATGCACCGTGTCCTCGACTAAG ATGCCCTTGGCCGAATACGTGGGCCTGCTTGCAACGAACGGCAGCTTCGTTCAAGTTGGACTACCGGAAGACGGAGTGCTCAATGCACCTGTGGCAAACTTAAGGCGCCGCCTTAAGATGGAAAGCTCTCTCGTTGGAAGTCCCAATGAAATCAGGGAAATGTTTGCCTTAGTTGCGGAGAAAGGCATCAAGCCATGGATTGAAACGGTCCCGATGAAGGACGCCAACAAGGCGATTGTTGATATGCACGAGGGCAAAGCTCGATACCGCTACGTGCTAGTCAACGAGGAGCATTAG
- a CDS encoding threonine synthase THR4 (transcript_id=CADANIAT00010048), whose amino-acid sequence MSHTLSQKYLSTRGGSYGFGFEEAVLKGLASDGGLFIPEEIPSLPAGWETEWRDLSFEELAFNIMSLYISPSEIPSEDLRDIIKRSYSTFRHPERTPIVELDAKQNLYLLELFHGPTFAFKDVALQFLGNLFEYFLIVGATSGDTGSAAIYGVRGKKDVSIFMMFPTGKVSPIQQAQMTTVLDANVHNLTVEGSFDDCQDIVKALFADPDINSTHNLAAINWSRVMAQVTYYFYSYFSLVKNTGSDDSKVRFVVPSGNFGDILAGWFAKQMGLPTEKLVIATNENDILDRFFRSNGQYTKNSGEGSGVKETHSPAMDILVSSNFERLLWFLALRTNTSSDSIEERRKQASENVSQWLSQLKTEGGFTVPPAVIEAAKTEFESERVSNDETIAQIRSTYNSSFPSNLTPGSATSSKTGGYILDPHSAVGVAASLRSIQRNPGTKHISLSTAHPAKFASAVDLALRAEDGYDFTEVLPQEFIGLEQRESRVTPVRAGAGWEGVREIVKAEVEQELEGKR is encoded by the exons ATGTCGCATACGCTGTCCCAAAAGTACCTCAGTACGCGGGGTGGTTCCTACGGG TTCGGCTTCGAGGAAGCCGTTCTCAAAGGACTGGCCTCAGATGGCGGCCTCTTCATTCCCGAGGAGATCCCCTCCCTGCCCGCCGGATGGGAGACGGAGTGGCGCGATCTGAGTTTTGAGGAACTCGCATTCAACATCATGTCCCTCTACATCTCACCCTCCGAAATACCCTCTGAAGATCTCAGGGATATCATTAAGCGCTCGTACTCGACCTTCCGCCACCCCGAGCGTACACCCATTGTCGAGCTTGACGCAAAGCAGAACCTCTACCTTTTAGAACTGTTCCACGGCCCTACATTCGCTTTCAAGGATGTTGCGCTTCAATTTCTCGGAAACTTGTTCGAGTACTTTCTC ATTGTCGGCGCTACATCAGGAGATACCGGAAGCGCAGCTATTTACGGTGTTCGAGGGAAGAAAGACGTTTCTATCTTCATGATGTTCCCTACCGGAAAGGTGTCGCCCATCCAGCAGGCCCAGATGACTACCGTCCTTGACGCCAACGTACATAACCTCACTGTTGAGGGATCATTTGATGATTGCCAGGATATCGTCAAGGCTCTTTTCGCCGATCCTGATATCAACTCCACCCACAACCTCGCCGC TATCAACTGGTCGCGTGTCATGGCGCAAGTGACCTACTACTTCTACTCCTACTTCTCTCTTGTCAAAAACACCGGCTCCGATGACTCGAAGGTCCGCTTTGTCGTTCCTTCTGGCAACTTCGGGGACATCCTCGCCGGTTGGTTCGCTAAGCAGATGGGTCTTCCCACGGAGAAGCTCGTCATCGCTACAAACGAGAACGACATTCTTGATCGCTTTTTCCGCTCCAACGGACAATACACCAAAAATTCTGGCGAGGGCAGCGGCGTCAAGGAGACACATAGCCCGGCCATGGATATCCTAGTCAGCAGCAACTTTGAGCGCCTCCTCTGGTTTCTCGCCCTTCGAACAAACACCTCCTCTGACTCCATTGAGGAGCGCCGCAAGCAAGCCTCTGAAAACGTCAGCCAATGGCTCTCACAGCTCAAAACGGAAGGCGGCTTCACCGTCCCGCCCGCCGTCATTGAGGCCGCCAAAACCGAATTTGAAAGCGAGCGCGTTAGCAACGACGAGACGATCGCCCAAATCCGTTCAACATAcaactcctccttcccgTCTAACCTCACTCCCGGTAGTGCTACCTCTTCCAAGACTGGCGGCTACATTCTTGACCCCCACTCCGCCGTGGGTGTTGCGGCTTCACTGCGCTCCATCCAGCGCAACCCCGGCACGAAACACATTTCTCTTTCCACAGCTCATCCTGCCAAGTTTGCTAGCGCTGTAGATCTCGCTCTTCGCGCCGAGGACGGCTATGACTTCACCGAGGTCCTGCCTCAGGAGTTCATTGGTCTCGAGCAGCGTGAGAGCAGAGTTACGCCCGTTCGTGCTGGTGCTGGGTGGGAAGGTGTCCGTGAGATTGTCAAGGCTGAAGTTGAGCAGGAGCTTGAGGGAAAGCGGTAG